ATGCCGCCCTGGGCGTTGATCTCGTCCACGGCGAGCTGCGCCCCGGCGCTCATCACCTTGCCGTAATGGGGCGAGGCGCCGGTCATCGCGAAGATGCCGCCGATCTTGTAGACCGCCGGATCGGCGGCCAGGGCGGCGCCGCCGGTGAGCGCGCTGGTCAGCACGAGCGCGGCGAACAGGGTGCGTTTCGACATCGTTCCCTCCCAGGAATCCGTTGTTCGGGGGTGACGCGGTCCCGTTGGCGGGACTCGTTGCCGTTTCGAAAGACAGTCAGCGGGCGCCCCTCAGCGGGCGAAGGACAGACCGGACAGCAGCCGCCGGACCGACGGCGCCGCGTGGTTCTCGGCCAACAGCGGGGCCAGCCGCGCGGTCTTTTCCGCCATCGACGGGCGGTTCTCCATCCGCAGGATGCGCCGGCCCGCCGCCAGGGCGTCCAGCCGGTCGCGGTAGTAGGAGATGCGCGCCTCCGCCGCGTCGGCGAAGCCGTCGGCGGGCAGGATCTCGGTCAGGAAGCCCAAGCCGTAGGCCGCCGCCGCGTCCATCATCCGGCCCCCCACCAGGATCTGAAAGGCCAGCGCCGCCGGCAGCCGTTCCGTCAGGGCGGCGTGGACGAAGGCCGGATAAAGGCCGAAGCGCATCTCCGGAAAGCCGAACTGTACGTCCTCGGCGCCCAGCACGAGGTCGCTGAGGCACGCCACGATGCAGCCGGCGCCCATCGTCCGGCCATGGACCACGCTGATCACCGGCACCGCCGAGCCGTGCAGCGCCTGCATCGCGGCCCGCAGCGCCTCTTCCTGGGCGGCGAAGGCCTCGGCGCCGCGGGCCATCTCGGCCACGTCGCCGCCGGCGCAGAAGCCGCGTGGCCCGGCGCCGTCGATCGCCACCAGCGCCGCCCCGGCGGCGGGCGCGCCGTCCACGGCCTCGGCCAGCGCCCGCAAGGTCGCGGTGTCGAGCGCGTTGATCTTCTCGGGCCGGTTCAGGGTGATGCGCCGCAGGTCGCCGTCGTCGCGGACGAGAAGCGTGCCGGTCATGACGGCGCCCTCCCCGCCCCGTGCAGGATGCGTC
The sequence above is drawn from the Azospirillum sp. TSH58 genome and encodes:
- a CDS encoding enoyl-CoA hydratase/isomerase family protein, whose translation is MTGTLLVRDDGDLRRITLNRPEKINALDTATLRALAEAVDGAPAAGAALVAIDGAGPRGFCAGGDVAEMARGAEAFAAQEEALRAAMQALHGSAVPVISVVHGRTMGAGCIVACLSDLVLGAEDVQFGFPEMRFGLYPAFVHAALTERLPAALAFQILVGGRMMDAAAAYGLGFLTEILPADGFADAAEARISYYRDRLDALAAGRRILRMENRPSMAEKTARLAPLLAENHAAPSVRRLLSGLSFAR